The Blattabacterium cuenoti genome includes the window TAAAGATTTTATTCCAAATAATAATCGTTCTCAAATTATTAAAAAAAATAAATTAATAATTTATAATGATTGTTATAATGCTAATCCAAGTAGTATGATTAGTGTATTGAATTTTTTTAATAAAATTAAAGGCAAAAAAATTGCGATTTTAGGAGATATGTTTGAATTAGGAAAATTTTCTATAATAGAACATGAAAACATTATAAATTTTTTAAAAAAAAGTAAAATTGAAATATCATGTTTAATTGGTCAACATTTTTATAATATTAAATCAAATATAAATTGCAAAAAAATTATTCGATTTTATAATAAAGATTATTTTATTAAATGGTGGTATATGAATAAATATTATATTCAAACAGATTATATTATTATTAAAGGATCTAGAAAAAACGCTTTGGAAAATATTATTCATTTATTTTAAGATCTTTGCATATGACTATCTTAAATAGTACATTTGTAAACTATCATATACATATATATACATATGAAAACAATCACCAAAAATACATACCTGAAGTGGTTTGAAGATATGTCTTTTTGGAGAAAATTTGAAGATAAATGTAGATCTCTTTATTTACAACAAAAAATTAGGGGATTTTTACATTTATATAATGGGCAAGAAGCTATTCCAGCTGGAATTACTCATGCTATTGATATATCGATAGATAGAATAATATCTGCTTATAGATGTCATATTTTACCTATTTCTATGGGTGTAGATCCAAAAAAAATTATGGCAGAATTATTAGGTAAAGAAACTGGAACTTCTTGTGGAATTGGTGGATCAATGCATATTTTTAGTAAAAAATATCGTTTTTATGGAGGACATGGTATAGTAGGTGGACAAATTCCATTAGGTGCTGGAATTGCTTTTGCAGATAAATATTTTAATAGAAAATCTGTAACCATCACATTAATGGGTGATGGGGCATTTGGCCAAGGTGTATTACATGAAACGTTTAATATGGCTATGATATGGAAATTACCAGTAGTTTTTGTATGTGAAAATAATCAATATGCTATGGGAACGTCTATTCATAGGAATAATCAAATACAAGAACTTTATAAAATTGGGTT containing:
- the pdhA gene encoding pyruvate dehydrogenase (acetyl-transferring) E1 component subunit alpha, whose translation is MKTITKNTYLKWFEDMSFWRKFEDKCRSLYLQQKIRGFLHLYNGQEAIPAGITHAIDISIDRIISAYRCHILPISMGVDPKKIMAELLGKETGTSCGIGGSMHIFSKKYRFYGGHGIVGGQIPLGAGIAFADKYFNRKSVTITLMGDGAFGQGVLHETFNMAMIWKLPVVFVCENNQYAMGTSIHRNNQIQELYKIGLLYGMPSSTVNGMNPEDIAKSMYPAVYRARNGKGPSFLDIQTYRYRGHSMSDAESYRSKDEINLYKKQDPILKLKTLILNNQWETLNNLTFIENKIKKKIEYCVEYAEKSNFPSLKKMYDVVYKDTNYPFIDKE